One segment of Agrococcus sp. ProA11 DNA contains the following:
- a CDS encoding glycosyltransferase yields MTDRPLRILIATDTFAPDVNGAAKFTTRLAAQLTARGHEVHVVASALGRGRQGTRVEEHEGQRFSVHRLRSMLYPGHEWLRFAEPWRMFQNAASLLDALKPDVVHFQSHVILGRAFSTEAKKRGIRVIGTNHLMFENLMDHSNVPKFLQEQTVERLWKDAATVLQRCDVVTTPTRRSADYLELKTGLRGVHAISCGLPGDQYSPNPERQRGRIVFVGRVTSEKRLDTLVRAVALLPEDVTWHLDIVGGGDQIDELGKLARELHIADRVTLTGYVSDQELRDRLRSAEVFAMPSTAELQSIATMEAMATGLPVVAANAVALPHLVTDGVNGWLFRPDDAPDLAEKLERILRLSDEDYAKYQQHSLQMVAPHDIDATITAFERLYRGEDILDPDTRVEIAD; encoded by the coding sequence ATGACTGATCGACCCCTTCGCATCCTGATCGCGACCGACACCTTCGCGCCCGACGTGAATGGAGCAGCGAAGTTCACCACCCGCCTCGCGGCCCAACTGACGGCCCGCGGGCACGAGGTGCATGTCGTGGCCTCGGCGCTGGGCCGCGGTCGGCAGGGCACGCGCGTCGAGGAGCACGAGGGGCAGCGGTTCTCGGTGCACCGACTGCGCTCGATGCTCTACCCCGGCCACGAATGGCTGCGCTTCGCGGAGCCGTGGCGGATGTTTCAGAACGCAGCGTCGCTGCTCGACGCGCTCAAGCCCGACGTCGTCCACTTCCAGTCGCACGTCATCCTCGGCCGGGCCTTCTCGACCGAGGCGAAGAAGCGCGGCATCCGGGTGATCGGCACGAACCACCTCATGTTCGAGAACCTGATGGACCACTCGAACGTGCCGAAGTTCCTGCAGGAGCAGACGGTCGAGCGGCTGTGGAAGGACGCCGCGACGGTGCTGCAGCGCTGCGATGTCGTCACGACGCCCACGCGGCGCAGCGCCGACTACCTCGAGCTCAAGACCGGCCTCCGTGGCGTGCACGCGATCTCCTGCGGGCTGCCCGGCGACCAGTACAGCCCGAATCCGGAGCGGCAGCGCGGTCGCATCGTCTTCGTCGGCCGCGTCACGAGCGAGAAGCGGCTCGACACGCTCGTGCGCGCGGTCGCGCTCCTGCCGGAGGACGTGACGTGGCATCTCGACATCGTCGGGGGCGGCGACCAGATCGATGAGCTCGGCAAGCTCGCGCGCGAGCTCCACATCGCCGACCGCGTCACGCTGACGGGCTACGTCTCCGATCAGGAGCTGCGCGACCGTCTGCGGTCGGCGGAGGTCTTCGCCATGCCGTCGACAGCTGAGCTGCAGTCGATCGCGACCATGGAGGCGATGGCGACCGGGCTGCCGGTCGTCGCCGCCAACGCCGTCGCGCTGCCGCACCTGGTCACCGACGGCGTCAACGGATGGCTGTTCCGGCCGGACGACGCGCCCGACCTGGCAGAGAAGCTCGAGCGCATCCTGCGCCTGAGCGACGAGGACTACGCCAAGTACCAGCAGCACAGCCTGCAGATGGTGGCGCCGCACGACATCGACGCGACCATCACGGCGTTCGAGCGGCTGTATCGCGGCGAAGACATCCTCGACCCCGACACCCGAGTCGAGATCGCCGACTAG
- a CDS encoding haloacid dehalogenase type II: MTVQPLTIIFDVNETLSDLSTVGDAFERVGAGPGSSDAWFATVLRDGFALTASGSDARFAELAANSARQVLGGLQLTTSLDEAVDIVLDAFASVSLHADVAPALQSLRGAGHRLLTLSNGPTSTAERLLQSADALHHMDSLLTVEGHSLWKPARDSYRSALSRARVAGRAYLVAVHPWDIHGAARAGLSTVWVNRRGATYPSHFTQPDITVRTLEALAERLA, translated from the coding sequence ATGACCGTGCAGCCGCTGACCATCATCTTCGACGTCAACGAGACCCTCTCCGACCTCAGCACCGTAGGAGATGCGTTCGAGCGCGTCGGCGCCGGTCCGGGCTCGAGCGACGCCTGGTTCGCCACGGTCCTCCGCGACGGATTCGCACTCACAGCGTCCGGAAGCGACGCTAGATTCGCCGAGCTCGCGGCGAACAGCGCCCGCCAAGTGCTCGGCGGCCTCCAACTGACGACATCCCTCGATGAGGCCGTCGACATCGTCTTGGACGCTTTCGCGAGCGTGTCGCTGCATGCCGATGTCGCACCCGCGTTGCAGTCGTTGCGCGGTGCCGGTCATCGCCTGCTCACCCTGTCGAACGGACCGACGAGCACAGCGGAGCGTCTCCTGCAGTCAGCGGATGCGCTGCACCACATGGACTCGCTGCTGACAGTCGAGGGACACTCGCTCTGGAAGCCGGCCCGGGATTCGTACCGTTCGGCGCTCTCCAGAGCACGAGTAGCCGGTCGGGCCTACCTGGTCGCGGTGCATCCTTGGGACATCCACGGTGCCGCCCGAGCCGGCCTCTCCACAGTGTGGGTGAACCGGCGGGGCGCGACATATCCGAGTCATTTCACGCAACCCGACATCACCGTGCGCACGCTTGAGGCCCTCGCCGAGCGACTCGCGTAG
- a CDS encoding alanine racemase, whose translation MGPATPFLAVDLERMQANIGRVAEAANARGVAIRPHAKTHKTIEIGRMQVAAGAHGLTVATVGEAEVFAAAGLDDLFIAFPLWLDAGKAARLSALTARGAAISIGVDSVDGVERLVHAGLAGRIAVRVEVDAGHHRSGCTPANAGEVAAAALRAGVDVEGVFAFPGHAYAPDAGARAAHDEAAALTIAAESMRAAGIAPQVVSGGSTPSFEASLAMPSPVTELRPGVTIFGDAQQWELESIERDQIALTCHATVVSHAGGRVVLDAGSKVLGPDRAPWATGHGRLLDHPEARIVQLSEHHAVVELHAPGSPVPPLGSVVRVVPNHVCIAVNMVDELCVYDRADDAVPSARWSVAARGRNH comes from the coding sequence GTGGGCCCCGCAACGCCGTTCCTCGCCGTCGACCTCGAGCGCATGCAGGCGAACATCGGTCGCGTCGCGGAGGCCGCGAACGCTCGCGGCGTCGCGATTCGCCCGCACGCGAAGACCCACAAGACGATCGAGATCGGGCGCATGCAGGTCGCCGCGGGCGCTCACGGACTGACCGTGGCGACCGTGGGGGAGGCGGAGGTCTTCGCCGCCGCAGGCCTCGACGATCTCTTCATCGCCTTCCCGCTGTGGCTGGACGCAGGCAAGGCCGCGCGGCTCAGCGCCCTGACCGCTCGGGGCGCCGCGATCTCGATCGGTGTCGACTCGGTCGACGGCGTGGAGCGGCTCGTGCATGCGGGGCTCGCCGGTCGGATCGCGGTGCGCGTCGAGGTCGACGCGGGCCATCATCGTTCCGGATGCACGCCGGCGAATGCGGGGGAGGTCGCGGCCGCGGCGCTGCGCGCGGGCGTCGACGTGGAGGGCGTGTTCGCCTTCCCCGGTCACGCTTACGCGCCGGATGCCGGAGCACGCGCCGCGCATGACGAGGCGGCGGCGCTCACCATTGCTGCCGAATCGATGCGCGCGGCTGGGATCGCACCGCAGGTGGTGTCGGGCGGCTCGACCCCGAGCTTCGAGGCGTCGCTCGCGATGCCATCGCCGGTGACCGAGCTGCGGCCCGGCGTGACGATCTTCGGCGATGCGCAGCAGTGGGAGCTGGAGTCGATCGAGCGGGACCAGATCGCACTCACCTGCCACGCGACGGTCGTGTCGCACGCCGGCGGGCGAGTGGTGCTGGATGCGGGATCGAAGGTGCTGGGCCCGGATCGCGCGCCCTGGGCGACCGGCCACGGCAGGCTGCTCGACCATCCCGAGGCTCGCATCGTGCAGCTGAGTGAGCACCACGCCGTGGTCGAGCTGCACGCGCCGGGCTCTCCCGTGCCGCCGCTCGGCAGCGTCGTCCGCGTGGTCCCGAATCATGTGTGCATCGCCGTCAACATGGTCGACGAGCTCTGCGTCTACGACCGTGCCGACGACGCGGTGCCGTCGGCTCGGTGGAGCGTCGCGGCCCGAGGCCGCAACCACTGA
- a CDS encoding LLM class flavin-dependent oxidoreductase encodes MHAAPTLGLILPPDQAPERFLDVARAAETAGVDELWVWEDCFGQSGTSTAAAVLAATERIRVGLGLMPVPLRNVALTAMEIATIARMFPDRFLPGIGHGVLEWMAQAGVRAASPLTLLREQATALRTLLSGKSLTVDGRYVQLDGVQLRWPTPEAPPLLIGGGGPKTLALAAELSDGVLLAGDMRPSHRVDATRDAVATVRAARAAAGLHETIPIVQFANVPADASEQQLVDLATALGEAGATSVPLLALGADGGPETGDGILQLAATIGRARG; translated from the coding sequence ATGCACGCAGCACCGACGCTCGGCCTCATCCTCCCGCCCGATCAGGCGCCCGAGCGGTTCCTCGATGTCGCCCGCGCCGCCGAGACCGCCGGCGTCGACGAGCTCTGGGTGTGGGAGGACTGCTTCGGCCAGTCGGGCACCTCGACGGCCGCCGCCGTGCTCGCCGCGACCGAGCGCATCCGAGTCGGCCTCGGCCTCATGCCGGTGCCGCTGCGCAACGTCGCGCTGACGGCCATGGAGATCGCGACGATCGCGCGCATGTTCCCGGATCGCTTCCTGCCGGGCATCGGCCATGGCGTGCTGGAGTGGATGGCGCAGGCGGGCGTACGCGCAGCGTCGCCGCTCACGCTGCTGCGGGAGCAGGCGACGGCGCTCCGCACGCTGCTCTCGGGCAAGTCGCTGACGGTCGACGGGCGTTACGTGCAGCTCGACGGCGTGCAGCTGCGGTGGCCGACGCCGGAGGCTCCGCCGCTGCTCATCGGCGGCGGCGGACCGAAGACGCTCGCGCTCGCCGCCGAGCTCAGCGACGGCGTGCTCCTGGCGGGCGATATGCGCCCCAGCCACCGCGTTGACGCGACGCGGGACGCCGTCGCGACGGTGCGGGCCGCCAGAGCAGCGGCAGGGCTGCACGAGACGATCCCGATCGTGCAGTTCGCGAACGTGCCGGCGGATGCCTCGGAGCAGCAGCTCGTCGACCTCGCGACCGCGCTCGGCGAGGCCGGTGCCACGAGCGTGCCGCTGCTCGCCCTCGGCGCCGATGGCGGGCCGGAGACCGGCGACGGCATCCTGCAGCTCGCGGCGACGATCGGTCGCGCCCGCGGCTGA
- a CDS encoding DUF1684 domain-containing protein encodes MTDIAVTAPVETERAQYDAFRQKRDQGVRAPQGPLALQTTAWVSGATDIEGVPGTWAPAPTGDGLQVSADAAAGIIVDGAAVDGDAMVYSQTSMTPSSVRFDDRLTATVIGPDHHGRFALRVWDAEAADERGFEGISSFDHDPAWHKQGTFEPVDGGVEFEYGKSRGGSLRKAFSPGTIRFEHEGEQIELVALPDGDSSLQIVFADATTGEETYDVGRFLYARPRHDGTVSLDFNRAIVPPCAMSDQFNCPLPPAGNRLSIAVRAGEQRPVFRG; translated from the coding sequence ATGACCGATATCGCCGTGACCGCACCCGTCGAGACGGAGCGCGCGCAGTACGACGCGTTCCGGCAGAAGCGCGACCAGGGGGTGCGTGCCCCGCAGGGCCCGCTCGCGCTGCAGACGACCGCGTGGGTCTCTGGGGCGACCGACATCGAGGGTGTGCCCGGCACCTGGGCACCGGCACCGACCGGTGACGGCCTGCAGGTCTCAGCCGATGCTGCGGCAGGGATCATCGTCGACGGCGCGGCCGTTGACGGCGACGCGATGGTCTACAGCCAGACCTCCATGACGCCGAGTTCGGTGCGCTTCGACGACCGCCTGACTGCCACCGTGATCGGGCCGGACCACCATGGCCGGTTCGCACTCCGCGTGTGGGATGCCGAGGCTGCCGACGAGCGTGGTTTCGAGGGCATCAGCAGCTTCGACCACGATCCCGCCTGGCACAAGCAGGGCACGTTCGAGCCGGTCGACGGTGGCGTCGAGTTCGAGTACGGCAAGTCGCGGGGTGGATCACTGCGCAAGGCGTTCTCGCCCGGCACCATCCGCTTCGAGCACGAGGGGGAGCAGATCGAGCTCGTTGCGCTGCCCGACGGCGACAGCAGCCTGCAGATCGTCTTCGCCGACGCGACCACGGGTGAGGAGACCTACGATGTGGGCCGCTTCCTCTACGCGCGGCCGCGCCACGACGGCACGGTCTCGCTCGACTTCAACCGTGCCATCGTGCCGCCGTGCGCGATGAGCGATCAGTTCAACTGCCCGCTGCCGCCGGCGGGCAACCGGCTGTCGATCGCGGTGCGGGCGGGGGAGCAGCGGCCAGTGTTCCGGGGCTGA
- a CDS encoding DUF3145 family protein, which translates to MTAAHTLRRRPATTAGVVWIHASPRAMRTHLEWAVGHAVGDALRFLWQGQPAEPGTERTEVHWSGPVGTGAAIASALAGWRGVRFEVTEDPVPGSDGMRWMHTPQLGITAQRIDASGSLMVPEERIRAAIEAAGTDARALVGALDDAMGGAWDRELEVYRHASDGSPVIALHRVG; encoded by the coding sequence ATGACTGCTGCGCACACGCTCAGACGACGTCCCGCGACGACCGCGGGGGTCGTCTGGATCCACGCGTCCCCGCGCGCCATGCGCACCCACCTCGAGTGGGCCGTCGGCCATGCCGTCGGCGATGCACTGCGCTTCCTGTGGCAGGGCCAGCCCGCCGAGCCCGGCACCGAGCGCACCGAGGTGCACTGGTCGGGCCCAGTCGGCACCGGTGCAGCGATCGCGAGCGCCCTCGCGGGCTGGCGCGGCGTGCGCTTCGAGGTGACCGAGGACCCGGTGCCCGGCAGCGACGGCATGCGATGGATGCACACGCCGCAGCTGGGCATCACCGCGCAGCGCATCGACGCCTCGGGTTCGCTCATGGTGCCCGAGGAGCGCATCCGCGCCGCGATCGAGGCCGCCGGCACCGATGCCCGCGCGCTCGTCGGAGCGCTTGACGACGCCATGGGAGGCGCCTGGGATCGCGAGCTGGAGGTCTACCGGCACGCGTCCGACGGCTCGCCGGTCATCGCGCTGCACCGCGTCGGCTGA
- a CDS encoding beta-ketoacyl-[acyl-carrier-protein] synthase family protein gives MTNKKIVITGIGATSPLGGTARESWDALLAGESGARSLEYDWVQQYDLPVTFAAEAKVRPQEVLARPVWKRLDPSSQFALIAAMEAFADAGSPELPSERLGVDFSTGIGGLWTLLDAWDTLREKGPRRVMPMTVPMLMPNAPSAAVSMHFEARAYARTVASACASSTEALVNAYEHLQAGVADVVIAGGSESAIHPITLASFSSMQALSRRNDDPATASRPYDVTRDGFVMGEGAAALVLETEEHALARGARIYAELAGGGVTADSYHITAPEPEGKGASRAVAFALEAAGATADDVTHINAHATSTPVGDVAEVRAMHRIFGDRIKDIPVSATKAAHGHLLGGTGALEAVFTVLALAERTAPPTINVTEQDPDAPLQISGTPMPLGDGPQLAISNSFGFGGHNAVVAIRSV, from the coding sequence ATGACGAACAAGAAGATCGTCATCACCGGCATCGGCGCGACGTCGCCGCTGGGCGGGACGGCGCGCGAAAGCTGGGATGCGCTGCTGGCCGGCGAATCCGGCGCCCGCAGCCTCGAGTACGACTGGGTGCAGCAGTACGACCTGCCCGTCACGTTCGCCGCTGAGGCGAAGGTGCGCCCGCAGGAGGTACTGGCGCGCCCCGTCTGGAAGCGGCTCGACCCCTCCAGCCAGTTCGCCCTCATCGCCGCGATGGAGGCGTTCGCCGACGCTGGCTCGCCCGAGCTGCCGTCCGAGCGCCTCGGCGTCGACTTCTCCACCGGCATCGGTGGGCTCTGGACGCTGCTGGATGCGTGGGACACGCTGCGCGAGAAGGGCCCCCGCCGTGTCATGCCCATGACCGTGCCGATGCTCATGCCCAACGCGCCGTCTGCGGCCGTCTCCATGCACTTCGAGGCTCGCGCCTATGCACGCACCGTGGCATCCGCGTGCGCCTCCAGCACCGAGGCGCTCGTGAACGCCTACGAGCACCTGCAGGCGGGCGTCGCCGACGTCGTCATCGCCGGCGGCAGCGAGTCGGCCATCCACCCGATCACGCTCGCGTCCTTCTCGTCGATGCAGGCGCTCTCGCGCCGCAACGACGACCCGGCCACCGCATCCCGCCCCTACGACGTGACCCGCGACGGGTTCGTCATGGGCGAGGGCGCAGCTGCGCTGGTGCTGGAGACCGAGGAGCACGCGCTCGCGCGCGGCGCCCGCATCTACGCCGAGCTCGCCGGAGGCGGCGTGACGGCGGATTCGTACCACATCACGGCACCCGAGCCGGAGGGCAAGGGCGCCAGCCGCGCGGTCGCGTTCGCGCTCGAGGCGGCCGGCGCGACGGCCGATGACGTCACCCACATCAACGCGCACGCCACGTCGACCCCGGTCGGCGACGTCGCGGAGGTGCGAGCGATGCACCGCATCTTCGGCGACCGCATCAAGGACATCCCGGTCTCCGCGACGAAGGCCGCCCACGGCCACCTGCTCGGCGGCACGGGAGCCCTGGAAGCGGTCTTCACCGTGCTGGCGCTGGCCGAGCGCACCGCGCCTCCGACGATCAACGTCACCGAGCAGGACCCGGACGCGCCGCTGCAGATCTCCGGCACGCCGATGCCGCTCGGGGACGGCCCGCAGCTGGCGATCTCGAACTCGTTCGGCTTCGGCGGCCACAACGCCGTGGTGGCGATCCGCTCGGTCTGA
- a CDS encoding acyl carrier protein — protein sequence MAFTKDEVLAGLADLVNDETGIATENVQLEKSFTDDLDIDSISMMTIVVNAEEKFDVKIPDDEVKNLKTVQDAVDYITGAQA from the coding sequence ATGGCATTCACCAAGGACGAGGTCCTCGCCGGGCTCGCCGACCTCGTGAACGACGAGACCGGCATCGCGACCGAGAACGTGCAGCTCGAGAAGTCGTTCACCGACGACCTCGACATCGACTCGATCTCGATGATGACGATCGTCGTGAACGCCGAGGAGAAGTTCGACGTCAAGATCCCCGACGACGAGGTCAAGAACCTCAAGACCGTTCAGGACGCCGTCGACTACATCACCGGCGCGCAGGCCTGA
- a CDS encoding beta-ketoacyl-ACP synthase III, with amino-acid sequence MSKISSLPTRAGSRILSVGAARGDRLVPNDDLVGPIDSSDEWIRQRTGIVTRARVSDGSEAVDLAETAARQAIERAGIDGAQLDAVIVATISNTVQTPSMASLLTERVGATPAPAFDISAACAGYAYGVAQADALVRSGMAQHVLVVGVEKLSDVVDPTDRSISFLLGDGAGAVVIGAADEPGISPSVWGSDGSHWETIRMTNTLGSMRDGQPWPTLRQDGPTVFRWAVWEMAKKAREALDAAGIEPGDLAAFIPHQANMRIIDEFAKQLKLPDTVAIARDIESTGNTSAASIPLAMHRLLEEQPELSGGLALQIGFGAGLVYGAQVVVLP; translated from the coding sequence ATGAGCAAGATCAGCAGCCTTCCCACGCGCGCCGGCTCGCGCATCCTCTCGGTCGGCGCCGCGCGCGGCGACCGCCTGGTGCCGAACGACGACCTCGTCGGCCCCATCGACTCCTCGGATGAGTGGATCCGGCAGCGCACCGGCATCGTCACGCGCGCCCGCGTCTCCGACGGCAGCGAAGCGGTCGATCTGGCGGAGACCGCCGCGAGGCAGGCGATCGAGCGCGCAGGCATCGATGGCGCGCAGCTCGACGCGGTCATCGTCGCGACCATCAGCAACACCGTGCAGACGCCCTCCATGGCGTCGCTGCTCACCGAGCGCGTCGGCGCCACCCCCGCACCCGCCTTCGACATCTCGGCCGCCTGCGCGGGCTACGCCTACGGCGTCGCGCAGGCCGACGCCCTCGTGCGCAGCGGCATGGCACAGCACGTGCTCGTCGTGGGCGTGGAGAAGCTCTCGGACGTCGTCGACCCGACCGACCGCTCGATCAGCTTCCTGCTCGGCGACGGCGCGGGCGCCGTGGTGATCGGCGCCGCCGACGAACCTGGCATCAGCCCCTCGGTCTGGGGCTCGGACGGCTCCCACTGGGAGACCATCCGGATGACGAATACGCTCGGCTCCATGCGTGACGGGCAGCCGTGGCCGACGCTGCGGCAGGACGGCCCGACCGTCTTCCGCTGGGCCGTCTGGGAGATGGCGAAGAAGGCTCGCGAGGCGCTCGACGCGGCCGGCATCGAGCCCGGCGACCTCGCCGCGTTCATCCCCCACCAGGCGAACATGCGCATCATCGACGAGTTCGCCAAGCAGCTGAAGCTGCCCGACACGGTCGCGATCGCGCGCGACATCGAGAGCACCGGCAACACCTCCGCCGCCTCCATTCCGCTGGCCATGCACCGGCTGCTCGAGGAGCAGCCGGAGCTCTCCGGCGGCCTTGCACTGCAGATCGGCTTCGGCGCGGGCCTCGTATACGGGGCCCAGGTCGTGGTGCTCCCCTAG
- a CDS encoding ACP S-malonyltransferase — MIVIVAPGQGSQKPGFLSPWLERPGVPERLRALSDAAGVDLVEHGTVSDADTIRDTLIAQPLIVAAGILTLDALGDRAGLAAGVAGHSVGEITAAVAAGVLTAEDAMALVGERARAMADAAAATPTGMAAVIGADEAALEARLTELGLQPANYNGGGQIVVAGALDALAELAETPPERARVIPLQTAGAFHTDYMAPAVERFRSKAAETATADPTTTLWTNRDGSVVASGSAFLDLVVGQVSTPVRWDRCMAAFQEAGVTGIVELAPAGALTGLAKRGLRGVPSAGITSPDDLDAAIALLESGASA; from the coding sequence GTGATCGTCATCGTGGCTCCCGGCCAGGGCTCTCAGAAGCCCGGCTTCCTCTCTCCCTGGCTCGAGCGTCCCGGCGTGCCGGAGCGCCTCCGCGCGCTCAGCGACGCCGCGGGCGTCGATCTCGTGGAGCACGGCACCGTCTCTGACGCCGACACCATCCGCGACACGCTCATCGCGCAGCCGCTCATCGTCGCCGCCGGCATCCTGACGCTCGACGCGCTCGGCGATCGCGCTGGGCTCGCCGCCGGTGTCGCCGGCCACTCCGTGGGCGAGATCACTGCGGCGGTCGCCGCCGGTGTGCTCACCGCTGAGGATGCGATGGCGCTCGTGGGCGAGCGCGCCAGGGCGATGGCGGATGCGGCTGCCGCGACCCCGACCGGCATGGCCGCGGTCATCGGCGCAGACGAGGCTGCCCTCGAAGCGCGCCTGACCGAGCTGGGGCTTCAGCCCGCGAACTACAACGGCGGCGGCCAGATCGTCGTCGCGGGCGCGCTCGATGCGCTTGCCGAGCTCGCCGAGACCCCGCCGGAGCGCGCACGCGTCATCCCGCTGCAGACCGCCGGCGCGTTCCACACCGACTACATGGCGCCCGCGGTCGAGCGCTTCCGCAGCAAGGCAGCCGAGACGGCGACGGCGGACCCCACCACGACGCTCTGGACCAACCGGGACGGCAGCGTCGTCGCATCCGGCTCGGCATTCCTCGACCTGGTCGTCGGCCAGGTCTCGACCCCGGTGCGCTGGGATCGCTGCATGGCGGCGTTCCAGGAGGCGGGCGTGACGGGCATCGTCGAGCTCGCCCCGGCCGGAGCGCTCACGGGACTCGCCAAGCGCGGGCTCCGCGGGGTGCCCTCGGCCGGCATCACCTCCCCGGACGACCTGGACGCAGCCATCGCGCTGCTCGAGAGCGGAGCGTCAGCATGA
- a CDS encoding helix-turn-helix domain-containing protein codes for MTRALDDRLPWYGTMPPSRRSAVGLVAQSGITSFIAWHEDPEAQPWIAADVFAAAPRELLRSVSLQQTLQLIRTVVSVFEERIADADPAMREPILRYSREIAFAAADVYARAAESRGLWDARLEALVVDSILTGEHDDELPSRSAALGWHGRGECAVLVGLAPKTLDVDVVRRKARHAGCDVLVGVQGTRLVVVIGRAAGNDLADTTIDFLDIAGQLAEGFGEGHLVLGPAEPSIVDAARSAKAALAGFAVADAWRRTPRPVRADDLLPERALAGDPLARSELVRGIYEPLRDHSSDLLATLACYLDTGRSLEATARELFVHPNTVRYRLKRISEIIGWDATGAREALALHTAIILGAIHDSSRERAQRQARGHAARGKSPVGG; via the coding sequence GTGACGCGCGCGCTCGACGACCGGCTCCCCTGGTACGGCACCATGCCGCCGTCGCGGCGCAGCGCGGTCGGGCTGGTGGCGCAGTCGGGCATCACGTCGTTCATCGCCTGGCACGAGGATCCGGAGGCGCAGCCCTGGATCGCGGCCGACGTGTTCGCGGCCGCGCCCCGCGAGCTGCTGCGCAGCGTGAGCCTGCAGCAGACGCTGCAGCTGATCCGCACCGTGGTGTCGGTGTTCGAGGAGCGCATCGCCGACGCCGACCCGGCCATGCGCGAGCCGATCCTGCGCTACTCGCGCGAGATCGCCTTCGCGGCGGCGGACGTCTACGCGCGGGCTGCCGAGTCGCGCGGGCTCTGGGATGCGCGCCTCGAGGCGCTCGTGGTCGACTCGATCCTCACCGGCGAGCACGACGACGAGCTGCCCAGCAGATCCGCGGCGCTCGGTTGGCACGGCCGCGGTGAGTGCGCCGTGCTGGTGGGTCTGGCGCCGAAGACCCTGGATGTGGACGTCGTGCGCCGCAAGGCCAGGCATGCCGGCTGCGATGTGCTGGTCGGCGTGCAGGGCACCCGGCTGGTCGTCGTCATCGGCCGCGCCGCCGGAAACGATCTTGCCGACACCACGATCGACTTCCTGGACATCGCCGGCCAGCTCGCGGAGGGCTTCGGTGAGGGCCACCTCGTCCTCGGGCCGGCGGAGCCGAGCATCGTCGACGCGGCCCGCAGCGCCAAGGCCGCGCTCGCGGGCTTCGCGGTCGCGGACGCCTGGCGCCGCACCCCGCGCCCGGTGCGCGCCGACGATCTGCTGCCGGAGCGCGCGCTCGCGGGCGATCCGCTCGCGCGCAGCGAGCTGGTGCGCGGCATCTACGAGCCGCTGCGCGATCACTCGAGCGATCTGCTGGCCACGCTCGCGTGCTACCTCGACACCGGCCGCTCGCTGGAGGCGACCGCCCGCGAGCTCTTCGTGCACCCCAACACGGTGCGCTACCGGCTGAAGCGCATCAGCGAGATCATCGGCTGGGACGCGACCGGCGCGCGCGAGGCGCTCGCCCTGCACACCGCGATCATCCTGGGGGCGATCCACGACTCGTCGCGCGAACGGGCCCAGCGACAGGCCAGAGGTCATGCCGCACGCGGCAAGTCACCGGTGGGAGGATGA